One Saccharomyces kudriavzevii IFO 1802 strain IFO1802 genome assembly, chromosome: 7 DNA segment encodes these proteins:
- the SKDI07G5460 gene encoding acetyltransferase, whose product MGILENVKPGELYDANYDPDLLRVRKETKIKLHEYNTLSPSEEEKRNQVIRELLGSCTENFIIEPPFFCDYGSNIHIGDNFYANHNLVILDGAKVQIGDNVFIAPNVGIYTAGHPIDVKRRLQGLEYAIPVTIGDNVWIGGGVSVIPGVNIGKNSVIAAGSVVIRDIPEGVVAAGNPCREIRKVTEKDCMTKNFKKL is encoded by the coding sequence ATGGGCATTTTGGAGAACGTAAAGCCTGGTGAGCTTTATGATGCCAATTATGATCCAGATCTTCTAAGGGTTAGAAAAGAGACTAAAATAAAGCTCCATGAATATAATACTCTCAGTCcttctgaagaagaaaaaagaaaccaagTCATCAGGGAGTTACTTGGAAGCTGtactgaaaatttcattattgaACCACCTTTTTTCTGTGATTACGGTAGCAACATCCATATTGGAGATAATTTCTACGCCAACCACAATCTCGTTATACTTGACGGGGCAAAGGTCCAGATTGGGGACAACGTATTTATTGCTCCTAATGTTGGAATTTACACGGCAGGCCATCCAATTGACGTGAAAAGGCGTCTCCAAGGCCTAGAATATGCTATTCCCGTGACCATAGGGGATAATGTGTGGATTGGAGGCGGAGTATCAGTGATTCCTGGCGTAAATATAGGAAAAAACTCTGTCATTGCTGCTGGTAGTGTTGTGATCCGTGACATACCAGAAGGCGTAGTGGCCGCAGGTAATCCCTGCAGAGAAATAAGGAAGGTTACTGAAAAAGACTGTATGACGaagaatttcaagaaactgTAA
- the SKDI07G5470 gene encoding uncharacterized protein yields MYENKLWKTKYFFYGAWDCQEAFRIAILEPFSLKKDDDSKLKSFKDSVPYIEEALKVYFTEVDKQWKLFDTEKAWEPINLDETQLPKESYQSKFTWVLKRFFSHLFLPLILQCLYTIFITRHSCLLIRISHLGFVLLMYIYFFQNIRGASMKMEHKMQYLSTITNEQETGADGWNQVARRMNMYLFRQKVWKNEEFFFDGIDCQRFFERNFVGLLSSKRVTYSGVTIC; encoded by the coding sequence ATGtatgaaaacaaactttggaaaaccaagtactttttttatggtGCTTGGGACTGCCAAGAAGCATTCAGAATAGCCATTTTAgagccattttctttaaagaaagatgatgatTCAAAGCTCAAGTCATTTAAAGATTCAGTTCCTTACATCGAAGAAGCCTTGAAAGTTTATTTTACAGAAGTGGACAAACAGTGGAAGTTATTTGACACTGAGAAGGCGTGGGAGCCTATTAACTTGGATGAGACTCAGCTTCCTAAGGAATCTTACCAGTCTAAGTTTACTTGGGTTCTCAAGAGGTTTTTCAGTCATCTATTTTTACCATTAATCCTTCAATGTTTGTACACTATCTTCATTACACGGCATTCCTGCCTTCTGATTCGCATCTCGCACCTTGGATTCGTTTTActcatgtatatatattttttccaaaatatccGAGGTGcatcgatgaaaatggaacATAAAATGCAATACTTATCAACTATCACAAATGAGCAAGAAACTGGTGCTGATGGGTGGAATCAGGTCGCAAGGAGAATGAATATGTATCTGTTTAGGCAGAAGGTTTGGAAGAATGAagagtttttctttgatggaaTTGATTGCCAACGGTTTTTCGAGCGCAACTTCGTCGGTCTTCTATCTTCAAAGAGGGTCACGTATTCTGGGGTCACTATCTGTTGA
- the SKDI07G5480 gene encoding SRP1/TIP1 family protein, whose protein sequence is MVKLTSIAAGVAALAAGASATTTLAQSDERVNLVELGVYVSDIRAHLAQYYLFQAAHPTETYPVEVAQAVFNYGDFTTMLTGIAPDQVTRMITGVPWYSTRLRPAISSALSADGIYTIAN, encoded by the coding sequence atggtcaaattaacttcaatcgctgctggtgtcgccgCTCTAGCTGCTGGTGCCtctgccaccaccaccctagctcaatccgacgaaagagtcaacttggttgaattgggtgtctacgtctctgatatcagagctcacttggcccaatactacttgttccaagccgCTCATCCAACTGAAACCTACCCAGTCGAAGTTGCTCAAGCTGTTTTCAACTACGGTGACTTCACCACGATGTTGACCGGTATTGCTCCAGACCAAGTgaccagaatgatcactGGTGTCCCATGGTACTCTACCAGATTGAGACCAGCCATCTCCAGTGCTCTATCTGCAGACGGTATCTACACCATCGCCAACTAG